The DNA sequence TAAATAAAATAGGGAGGTTTAAAATGGGCAGAAGATTTTACTTGTATATTTTAGGTCGATTAGTATCTATAATTGGAACAGGAGTTCAAATGCTTGCATTGCCATTATATGTTTTAGATATTAGTAAGTCGGCAGCGGTTATGGGAGGATTTGTAGCAGTTACAACTTTACCATCAATAATATTTTTACCATTCTTTGGAGTAATAGCGGATAAAAAAAATAAAAAAAACATAATGGTTTTATCAGATATATTAAGTGGAATAACAACTCTGTTTATGTTCTTGACAATTTTTTTTAATTTCAATTCTATTTACATTTTAGGATTTTTACAAATGATATTATTATTAATAAATTCATTTTTTTATTCATCAACAATGGCATTTTTCGGAGAAATTGTGCAGGAAAAAGATTTACAAAAAGCAAGTAGCATTTCGGAAACAAATAATAATATAGCAAAATTAGGTGCTCCTTTTTTAGGGGGAATTATATATATGGCATATGGAATAAAACTTATCTTTTTAATAAATTCAATTTCTTTTTTTATTTCAGCATTATTGGAAAAATTTATAAAATACGAATTTAAAAAAGTAGAAAATAATAATAAATTAAAATTAAAAAATTTTATTGAAGATATAAAAGAAACGTTGATATATATAAACTCTTATTTGGATTTAAAAGAAGTAGTAATACTTGCTATATTTTTAAATCTGTTTGTCATGCCACTTTTTTCTGTTGTTTTACCATATGGATTAAGGGTTGTTTTAAAAGTTAATTCGTCTGAATATGGTATAATAGAAACAATTTTTGCATTGGGGACTATTGTAGGGAGTTTAGTTTA is a window from the Haliovirga abyssi genome containing:
- a CDS encoding MFS transporter, producing the protein MGRRFYLYILGRLVSIIGTGVQMLALPLYVLDISKSAAVMGGFVAVTTLPSIIFLPFFGVIADKKNKKNIMVLSDILSGITTLFMFLTIFFNFNSIYILGFLQMILLLINSFFYSSTMAFFGEIVQEKDLQKASSISETNNNIAKLGAPFLGGIIYMAYGIKLIFLINSISFFISALLEKFIKYEFKKVENNNKLKLKNFIEDIKETLIYINSYLDLKEVVILAIFLNLFVMPLFSVVLPYGLRVVLKVNSSEYGIIETIFALGTIVGSLVYGMLNNKVKFKKYYLLGAFFIILFIYGISFNIGIKNVFMLSSIFFMIFSLMITIINLPLMVEFQKLVDNKIKARFFSIFMFLSQILVPLTSYLFGLMVSKINIYLFIYFISISSIIFLLIMKKRYEFIRKIEMLKINKEY